A genomic region of Pseudopipra pipra isolate bDixPip1 chromosome W, bDixPip1.hap1, whole genome shotgun sequence contains the following coding sequences:
- the LOC135406056 gene encoding olfactory receptor 6F1-like, whose product MFLSWQDELKFSMGAANETAVTEFILEGFPGLDQSLQLFLSVILLLMYLTTVTGNATIIFLVCVDHHLQTPMYFFISNLAFLEIWFTSSTSIKLFAILSSDQKTISLSSCFAQSYFYFALGCTEFVLLVVMSFDRWVAICHPLHYAATMEPQLCLCLVVAAWLIGFTLLSYRLLFLSQLSFCGSNRIPHFLCDNSPLFKLSCSDTSLLWKIDSVFLSCVVLGSFCLTLAFYMCILFCILQLPAASGRKKAFTTCSSHLITLSIVYGSCIALYMCPSADVSLKTNRIVALLNTVLYPFLNPFIYSLRNKAVILALNKSIASTITKLFP is encoded by the coding sequence ATGTTCCTGTCCTGGCAGGATGAACTGAAATTCAGCATGGGAGCAGCAAATGAAACAGCAGTTACTGAGTTCATCCTAGAGGGTTTCCCAGGGCTTGATCAAAGCCTGCAGCTGTTTCTCTCTGTGATCCTTCTGCTCATGTACCTGACAACAGTGACAGGGAATGCAACCATCATTTTCCTCGTGTGTGTGGATCACCACCTGCAAACCCCCATGTACTTTTTCATTAGCAACCTGGCGTTCCTGGAAATCTGGTTTACATCCTCCACCAGCATTAAATTGTTTGCCATCCTGAGTTCTGATCAGAAAAccatctcgctgagcagctgctttgcCCAATCCTATTTCTATTTCGCCCTGGGCTGCACAGAGTTTGTCCTGCTTGTTGTCATGTCCTTTGACCGCTGGGTTGCCATCTGCCACCCCCTGCACTACGCTGCCACCATGGagcctcagctctgcctctgcctggtTGTTGCTGCCTGGCTCATCGGCTTCACCCTCCTGAGCTACCGCCTGCTCTTCCTCTCTCAGCTGTCCTTCTGTGGCTCCAACAGGATCCCCCATTTCCTTTGTGACAACTCCCCCTTATTCAAACTGTCCTGCTCTGACACCAGCCTGCTTTGGAAAATAGACTCTGTTTTCTTATCGTGTGTCGTGTTGGGTTCCTTCTGTTTAACTCTGGCATTTTACATGTGCATCCTTTTCTGTATCCTGCAGCTTCCAGCAGCCTCTGGGAGGAAGAAAGCTTTTACCACCTGCTCTTCCCATCTCATCACCTTATCCATTGTATATGGGAGCTGCATTGCTCTCTACATGTGTCCTTCAGCAGATGTTTCCTTGAAGACCAACAGAATTGTAGCTTTGCTGAACACAGTCCTGTACCCATTCTTAAatcccttcatctacagccttaGGAACAAGGCTGTGATACTGGCACTGAACAAATCCATTGCCAGTACAATAACAAAGCTTTTCCCCTAA